A stretch of Alphaproteobacteria bacterium DNA encodes these proteins:
- a CDS encoding ATP-binding cassette domain-containing protein — protein sequence MTKQDNFPFENPLFKAAPTLQKAMFPNLNNFNHDQALLACFEALAFMNNTNEKPSLHPLARTVEEVVEKMAGSCGFMPREINIHNMMLTTETNPAIAFMEETSNPGLIYYKDEKPYVYDPATGTNKLLDEALLKNYQTLGFVLYKKWPQKSKTIAQMLKMAYRETHKDLKRFIIIQICVGIVMLLQPLLTGIIFDDVVKLRQYSLIDQVFFGLLSATIGVMAFKVVQNFSMMRFHVKSSAYLESALWHRVLTFPLKFFKIYRLGDLHERLVAVDQIQKELTTASMNALSQGFFSIIILIFISVYMPLLGLVLLGLTLIFGIIRVLLTRRMIIYYRSITQTNAKLMSFLFEAIRSVIKVKTSNSQKRIFQRWLNMEFSKTNHLIGAQYLLVYSHILEFVVPIIITVSFYFLMIGNNPLAPVAPALSIGKFISLQMAMGQYFAAIIGMIGVIDKLLHLIPHVERVGPILKIPGEQDGIKKIQTFLKGKITFQNVSFNYGSTGPLVLDNVSFTINPGEWVAIVGPSGAGKSTLVKLILGLEECISGTILLDDIPLQQLDMQTIRRQVATVLQNTQLLPGSIFDNLHASNPNLSEQEMMALLSLVAIKDDVTKMPMGLSTVIMGDGRTFSMGQRQRLVLARCLAKPLSLILLDEATSALDNFSQDVILNTLKQLPITRITVAHRSSTIRCADRIIHLEQGKVVDKTEENNKSILSPSNPDNTNFPLSI from the coding sequence ATGACAAAGCAAGATAACTTCCCTTTTGAGAATCCTTTATTTAAGGCGGCTCCTACATTGCAAAAGGCGATGTTTCCGAACCTAAACAATTTTAATCATGATCAAGCTCTATTAGCCTGTTTTGAAGCCCTGGCCTTTATGAATAACACGAATGAAAAGCCAAGTTTGCATCCACTTGCGCGCACGGTTGAAGAAGTTGTTGAAAAAATGGCAGGAAGCTGTGGCTTTATGCCTCGAGAAATTAATATTCATAATATGATGTTAACAACAGAAACAAATCCTGCAATTGCCTTTATGGAAGAGACTTCGAATCCTGGGTTAATCTATTATAAGGATGAAAAACCTTACGTTTACGATCCGGCAACGGGCACCAATAAGCTTTTAGACGAGGCACTCCTTAAAAATTACCAAACATTAGGCTTTGTACTTTATAAAAAATGGCCACAAAAATCAAAAACCATAGCTCAAATGTTGAAAATGGCCTATCGAGAAACCCACAAAGATCTTAAGCGTTTTATTATTATTCAAATCTGCGTTGGCATTGTGATGCTTTTACAACCCTTGTTAACGGGCATTATTTTTGATGATGTTGTTAAGTTGCGTCAGTATAGCTTAATTGACCAAGTTTTTTTTGGACTTTTATCCGCGACCATTGGTGTTATGGCTTTTAAAGTTGTTCAAAACTTTTCTATGATGCGTTTTCATGTCAAAAGTAGTGCCTATTTGGAATCTGCATTGTGGCATCGCGTTCTAACGTTTCCGCTAAAATTTTTTAAAATATACAGGCTTGGAGACCTTCATGAACGACTTGTTGCCGTTGATCAAATTCAAAAGGAATTAACAACTGCATCCATGAATGCGCTATCTCAAGGTTTCTTCTCGATTATCATTCTGATATTCATTTCTGTGTATATGCCTTTGCTGGGACTCGTTTTACTTGGCCTTACTCTTATATTTGGGATTATCCGTGTCTTATTGACCCGCCGCATGATTATTTATTACCGATCCATTACGCAAACAAACGCCAAGCTCATGAGTTTTCTTTTCGAAGCCATTCGCAGTGTGATTAAGGTAAAAACCTCAAATTCGCAGAAACGAATCTTCCAGCGATGGTTGAATATGGAGTTTAGTAAAACCAACCATCTTATTGGCGCCCAGTACTTACTTGTTTATAGCCACATTTTAGAATTTGTTGTTCCTATTATTATTACGGTTTCTTTCTATTTTCTCATGATTGGCAATAATCCCCTAGCTCCTGTTGCCCCCGCACTTTCCATTGGGAAATTTATTAGCCTTCAAATGGCTATGGGGCAGTATTTTGCTGCCATTATTGGGATGATTGGGGTTATTGATAAACTTCTCCACCTTATTCCGCATGTTGAACGGGTAGGGCCCATTTTGAAAATTCCTGGAGAACAAGATGGAATCAAGAAGATTCAAACATTCTTGAAAGGAAAAATTACCTTTCAAAATGTAAGTTTTAATTATGGTTCAACAGGCCCTCTGGTGCTGGATAATGTGAGTTTTACGATTAATCCAGGGGAGTGGGTGGCTATTGTTGGCCCTTCGGGGGCGGGGAAGTCTACGCTCGTTAAATTGATTTTAGGGCTAGAAGAGTGTATTAGTGGCACAATTCTTCTTGATGATATTCCCTTGCAGCAACTTGATATGCAAACCATAAGACGTCAGGTGGCCACAGTGCTTCAAAATACGCAGCTTTTACCAGGGAGCATTTTTGATAACTTGCATGCTTCCAATCCAAATCTTTCCGAGCAAGAGATGATGGCTCTTTTAAGTTTAGTTGCTATTAAAGATGATGTAACAAAAATGCCAATGGGTTTAAGTACGGTTATTATGGGAGATGGTCGAACCTTTTCCATGGGTCAACGGCAAAGATTGGTATTAGCCAGGTGTTTGGCAAAGCCATTATCCCTTATTTTATTGGATGAGGCGACAAGTGCGTTGGATAATTTTAGCCAAGATGTCATCTTAAATACGTTAAAACAGCTTCCCATTACGCGGATTACTGTTGCCCATCGTTCGTCAACAATACGCTGCGCTGATCGCATTATTCATTTAGAACAAGGTAAAGTTGTTGATAAAACAGAAGAGAATAATAAATCGATCCTATCGCCATCCAACCCAGACAATACTAATTTTCCTTTAAGTATTTGA